From Candidatus Latescibacterota bacterium, the proteins below share one genomic window:
- a CDS encoding hydrogenase iron-sulfur subunit has product MSEWEPKILAVLCNWCSYAGADLAGVSRMQYPPNIRVVRVPCSGRVDPLFILKGLQSGYDGVLVSGCHPGDCHYISGNYVARRRFAVLKPLLEFVGIEPDRVQFSWISAGEGERFAEVVSKVTEDIKKIGPAKRLVKGA; this is encoded by the coding sequence ATGAGTGAATGGGAGCCAAAGATTCTTGCAGTCCTGTGTAACTGGTGTTCATACGCCGGGGCTGATCTCGCGGGTGTTTCGAGGATGCAATATCCGCCGAACATCCGTGTAGTGAGAGTGCCCTGTTCGGGCAGGGTCGATCCTCTCTTTATCCTCAAGGGTCTGCAGAGCGGGTACGATGGGGTCCTGGTTTCGGGATGTCATCCTGGAGATTGTCATTATATTTCGGGCAACTATGTCGCGCGAAGACGTTTCGCGGTTCTCAAGCCTCTTCTCGAGTTCGTCGGAATAGAGCCGGACAGGGTCCAGTTCTCCTGGATATCTGCCGGTGAGGGAGAGCGTTTCGCGGAAGTAGTCAGCAAGGTCACAGAGGATATAAAGAAGATCGGTCCCGCGAAGAGACTGGTCAAGGGAGCATGA
- a CDS encoding 4Fe-4S dicluster domain-containing protein, whose amino-acid sequence MKELRETVKSLLTEGKVDLVIGWEKGTMPGASTPVFIDTAEKADSLIFDSTCRNNLSVYFTKDRRELAKDDKKIGVVVKGCDSRSLVLNITEKQIDREKVTIIGVPCNGVLDMKKVTGKVDGKEILEFTDDGERVTVKGREFEQTFPLDEVISDSCVTCVRRDAVEHDLFIGEAREPGSDENAYVEVEEFEKLDSGERWARMEQEYSACIRCYACRNVCPSCYCNVCFVDQNDPQWIGKSPEITDTMIFHIIRNLHVAGRCVECGACERACPMDIKLLLLNRKVAKEVRDRFGSVTGTGLENKPAMADFKEDENQDFIMG is encoded by the coding sequence GTGAAAGAATTGAGGGAGACTGTAAAAAGCCTTCTGACCGAGGGAAAAGTCGATCTGGTGATAGGATGGGAAAAAGGCACGATGCCCGGGGCATCGACTCCCGTATTCATCGATACCGCAGAGAAGGCAGACAGCCTGATCTTCGACTCGACCTGCAGGAACAACCTCTCCGTCTATTTCACAAAAGACAGGAGAGAGCTGGCGAAGGACGACAAGAAGATAGGTGTCGTAGTAAAAGGTTGTGATTCCAGGTCCCTCGTTCTGAATATAACTGAAAAACAGATCGATCGGGAAAAGGTGACCATAATCGGCGTTCCATGCAACGGTGTGCTCGACATGAAGAAGGTCACCGGCAAGGTGGACGGAAAAGAGATCCTCGAATTCACGGACGATGGCGAAAGGGTGACGGTGAAGGGACGGGAATTCGAGCAGACATTTCCGCTGGACGAAGTCATCAGTGATTCATGTGTAACCTGTGTGCGTCGTGATGCCGTGGAACACGACCTTTTCATTGGCGAAGCCCGCGAACCCGGGAGCGACGAGAATGCCTACGTTGAGGTGGAGGAGTTCGAGAAGCTGGATTCAGGGGAGAGATGGGCACGGATGGAGCAGGAATATTCGGCCTGTATACGTTGCTACGCGTGTAGAAACGTCTGCCCGTCCTGTTATTGCAACGTCTGCTTTGTCGACCAGAACGACCCTCAGTGGATAGGCAAATCGCCCGAGATAACCGATACGATGATATTTCACATTATCAGGAATCTTCACGTAGCCGGCAGGTGTGTGGAATGTGGAGCCTGTGAAAGAGCCTGTCCGATGGACATAAAACTGCTTCTTCTTAACAGGAAGGTGGCCAAGGAAGTCAGGGACAGATTCGGTAGCGTTACGGGAACAGGATTAGAAAACAAACCGGCCATGGCCGATTTCAAGGAAGATGAGAACCAGGATTTCATAATGGGGTAG
- a CDS encoding 4Fe-4S dicluster domain-containing protein has product MIRIEKERIDEFIRTLMETRAVYAPALDGKNTMFAPVEDPAGIDHNIFNTDKSPKEIFFPHSEVLFEYEGEEIKKVERDVRPIVVWGLRGCDARSLRLLDKVFGSAWQKPGNDMFEDPYWKEKYDDAIIFGTACNEPRSTCFCNWFGSGPHDDAGMDVKVVDTEEAFILDPVSEKGKKFIGSLKGWAEATKKDLATIKAVREKAEGLMGEAFGMEGIAEKMADLFFKPVWDDIGAKCVNCGACAFICSTCHCFDVQDEGKKGKKGKRIRIWDTCMFPLFTKEASGHNPRDMSKDRLRQRFMHKFSYFISNYDEHLCTGCGRCVSVCPVNLDIRDVVRAVMTSEA; this is encoded by the coding sequence ATGATCAGAATAGAAAAGGAAAGGATCGATGAATTCATCCGGACTCTCATGGAGACCCGGGCTGTGTATGCTCCTGCCCTGGATGGAAAGAACACCATGTTCGCGCCTGTAGAGGATCCGGCAGGAATCGATCACAACATCTTCAATACGGACAAATCGCCGAAGGAGATATTCTTCCCGCATTCGGAAGTGCTCTTTGAATATGAAGGTGAAGAGATAAAGAAAGTTGAAAGAGATGTCAGGCCGATAGTGGTTTGGGGGCTGAGGGGTTGTGACGCGAGGAGCCTGAGACTTCTCGACAAGGTCTTCGGCAGCGCGTGGCAGAAGCCGGGCAATGACATGTTCGAGGATCCCTACTGGAAGGAAAAATACGACGATGCCATCATCTTTGGCACTGCCTGTAACGAACCCCGCTCAACATGTTTCTGCAACTGGTTTGGGTCCGGGCCTCACGACGATGCGGGCATGGATGTGAAGGTCGTAGATACGGAAGAAGCTTTTATCCTCGATCCGGTGAGTGAAAAGGGAAAGAAGTTTATCGGGTCCCTCAAAGGATGGGCGGAAGCGACCAAAAAAGATCTTGCTACGATAAAGGCAGTCAGAGAAAAGGCGGAGGGTTTGATGGGAGAGGCCTTTGGCATGGAAGGCATAGCGGAAAAGATGGCGGATCTTTTCTTCAAACCTGTCTGGGACGATATTGGAGCGAAATGCGTCAATTGCGGCGCCTGTGCCTTTATCTGCTCCACCTGTCATTGTTTCGATGTGCAGGATGAGGGGAAGAAGGGTAAAAAAGGAAAAAGGATACGGATCTGGGACACATGCATGTTCCCCCTCTTTACAAAGGAGGCGTCCGGACATAATCCGAGAGATATGTCGAAGGATCGCCTCAGGCAGAGGTTCATGCACAAGTTCAGTTATTTTATAAGCAATTATGATGAGCATCTCTGCACTGGTTGCGGGAGATGTGTGTCGGTCTGTCCAGTCAACCTCGATATCAGGGATGTCGTGAGAGCAGTCATGACCTCAGAAGCGTAA
- a CDS encoding FAD/NAD(P)-binding protein: MSNTYIPIQMKVERIEIEDPDKALRTFDLVFVNEEDKKNFEYMPGQFCEWSLLGLGESPFGIASSPTETDFLRFTVSRTGSVTNEIHYLREGDTIGIRGPMGNWYPVEKFKGGNVVIIGGGFAFTTLRSLIVYMLEHREDYGDITVIYGARAPELFIYKDEISEWQKRDDIDIQLTIDNPADGWDGRTGFVPAVTKEIAPSTENTWVVVCGPPIMIKFTLPVLSELKFADDRIYTSLERRMKCGIGKCGRCNIGSKYICIDGPVFSLAELKKIPEAF, encoded by the coding sequence ATGAGCAATACATATATCCCCATCCAGATGAAAGTGGAGCGGATAGAGATCGAAGATCCCGACAAGGCATTGCGTACGTTTGACCTCGTTTTTGTGAATGAGGAAGATAAAAAGAATTTCGAATATATGCCGGGGCAGTTTTGTGAATGGTCGCTGCTCGGACTGGGCGAATCGCCGTTCGGAATAGCGTCGTCACCGACTGAGACCGATTTTCTGCGGTTTACCGTGAGCAGGACGGGTTCTGTGACGAACGAGATTCATTACCTGCGGGAAGGCGACACTATAGGTATCCGTGGCCCGATGGGGAACTGGTATCCGGTTGAGAAATTTAAAGGTGGGAATGTAGTCATCATCGGTGGAGGCTTCGCATTTACTACCCTCAGGTCCCTGATAGTCTACATGCTTGAACATCGTGAAGACTATGGGGATATAACGGTGATCTACGGAGCGAGGGCACCGGAGCTTTTCATTTACAAAGATGAGATCTCAGAGTGGCAGAAACGCGATGACATCGATATTCAGCTCACGATAGACAATCCGGCGGATGGATGGGATGGCAGGACCGGCTTTGTTCCCGCGGTGACAAAAGAGATCGCTCCCTCGACGGAGAACACCTGGGTCGTCGTCTGTGGCCCCCCGATCATGATCAAGTTTACCCTGCCTGTCCTCAGCGAGCTGAAGTTTGCTGACGACCGGATCTATACATCGCTCGAGAGAAGAATGAAATGCGGGATCGGTAAATGCGGAAGATGCAATATCGGCTCGAAATATATATGTATCGACGGCCCGGTTTTTTCGCTGGCCGAACTGAAGAAAATACCAGAAGCGTTTTAA
- a CDS encoding 4Fe-4S dicluster domain-containing protein: MEKIILSEKDPNFKNEIASQPGAESFMRCFTCGTCTASCPVAEVHDEYDPRRIIRMAVLGMREEVLSSDILWMCSRCYTCAALCPQNVKFTDVISILRDMAVKQGYASKERLEQARDLDRMIQTIRCRVIDNKLHPDKKNVEEIKLMVDEELNNKW, translated from the coding sequence ATGGAAAAGATCATACTCAGCGAGAAGGATCCCAACTTCAAGAACGAGATCGCGTCCCAGCCGGGAGCTGAGAGTTTCATGCGCTGCTTCACATGTGGCACATGCACAGCATCCTGTCCCGTAGCCGAAGTACACGACGAATATGATCCGAGACGGATCATCAGGATGGCCGTCTTGGGGATGCGCGAAGAGGTACTCTCGTCTGATATCCTCTGGATGTGTTCGAGATGTTACACCTGCGCGGCTCTTTGCCCCCAGAATGTCAAGTTCACCGATGTGATCAGCATTTTGAGAGATATGGCGGTCAAGCAGGGATACGCGTCCAAGGAAAGGCTGGAACAGGCCAGGGATCTGGACAGGATGATTCAGACGATACGATGCAGAGTGATCGACAATAAGCTGCATCCTGATAAGAAAAATGTAGAAGAGATTAAGTTGATGGTAGATGAAGAGCTGAATAACAAGTGGTAA
- a CDS encoding Coenzyme F420 hydrogenase/dehydrogenase, beta subunit C-terminal domain codes for MKPEKIWSFDDLREEVVLADLCGKCGGCVSFCSANRIGALVMDDKGYPDYKDKDLCLQCGMCYMVCPQTHPMKEEVDEAYNWKEPIGHFMDVFSARSTDLGIRKVATDGGVVTALLANMLDKGHIDGAVVSLGKSLLKREVKVATTREELIEAAGSHFSELPHLEEMGEGYSTFVPVVKYIQELGAVKTVRVAVVGTPCQIGAIRKMQILNVVPADIVTFAVGLFCMQCFEMEHLLDKDFIRQYGITADDIARVNIKEDFMLTMKSGVTVHIPLKEIEEIVRPACLSCELFSNDYADISVGGLGSTDGYTTVMVRTVKGKEMMADAIYGGAIERKVRKYPEDNEIEKKRTISLVKEFTGLKKSRGLEYRMKNRS; via the coding sequence ATGAAACCTGAAAAAATATGGTCATTTGACGATCTCAGGGAAGAAGTAGTCCTGGCAGATCTTTGTGGAAAGTGTGGAGGATGCGTGTCGTTCTGCTCCGCGAACAGGATCGGGGCGCTCGTGATGGATGATAAAGGATACCCGGATTACAAGGACAAGGATCTCTGCCTCCAGTGCGGGATGTGCTACATGGTCTGTCCCCAGACTCATCCGATGAAGGAAGAAGTCGACGAAGCGTACAACTGGAAAGAGCCGATCGGGCACTTCATGGATGTCTTTTCGGCCAGGAGCACAGACTTGGGGATACGGAAAGTTGCTACAGACGGAGGCGTAGTTACCGCGCTTCTGGCAAATATGCTGGACAAGGGACATATCGATGGGGCTGTCGTATCTCTCGGGAAGTCCCTGTTGAAAAGAGAAGTAAAAGTAGCGACGACAAGAGAAGAACTTATAGAGGCCGCCGGGTCACATTTTTCAGAGTTGCCTCATCTGGAAGAGATGGGCGAAGGATATTCGACTTTTGTGCCAGTCGTGAAATACATACAGGAACTTGGGGCTGTAAAGACTGTCAGGGTCGCAGTTGTGGGGACCCCTTGTCAGATAGGCGCAATCCGAAAAATGCAGATTCTCAATGTAGTGCCGGCTGACATCGTGACCTTTGCCGTCGGCCTGTTCTGCATGCAGTGCTTCGAGATGGAACATCTCCTGGACAAGGACTTCATCCGGCAGTACGGGATAACGGCCGACGATATAGCCAGGGTGAATATCAAGGAAGATTTCATGCTTACCATGAAGTCTGGAGTGACTGTGCATATACCGCTGAAAGAGATCGAGGAGATCGTCAGGCCCGCCTGTCTCTCCTGCGAACTTTTCTCTAACGATTATGCCGACATTTCGGTTGGCGGCCTTGGTTCGACGGACGGATATACCACGGTGATGGTCCGTACGGTGAAGGGCAAGGAAATGATGGCCGATGCCATTTATGGTGGAGCAATAGAGCGGAAGGTCAGGAAATATCCTGAAGACAACGAGATCGAGAAAAAGCGTACTATTTCCCTCGTGAAGGAATTCACAGGATTGAAAAAATCACGGGGGCTGGAATATAGAATGAAAAACAGGAGTTGA
- a CDS encoding NAD(P)H-dependent oxidoreductase subunit E, translated as MMIKKTKKTKSGSVLVVGGGIAGIQSSLDLAESGFKVHLLEETPAIGGTMAQLDKTFPTNDCAMCVISPKLVGAGRHLNIELTTNSEIMGVSGEAGNFKVKIKKKPRYIDADKCTGCGACTLNCPVINVIYPVEKPYVKLSIEVMRKVRPILDEYHGKKGNLMPILQQINHTFNYLPPDVLSYISIELDIRLSEIYNIASFYNSFSLTPRGRHIIKICMGTTCYVKGGERLFNKVRDEYGIENGETTKDMRFTIESVACLGCCGLAPAIMVDDEVYGKVKVSSIMKILEKYK; from the coding sequence GTGATGATCAAAAAAACGAAAAAAACGAAATCGGGATCCGTTCTGGTAGTTGGTGGAGGTATCGCGGGTATCCAGTCGTCGCTTGATCTCGCGGAGTCTGGATTCAAGGTGCATCTCCTTGAAGAAACGCCGGCGATCGGTGGAACGATGGCGCAGCTGGACAAGACATTTCCCACGAATGATTGTGCCATGTGTGTCATTTCACCGAAACTTGTCGGGGCCGGGCGCCATTTGAATATTGAGCTTACTACAAACTCGGAAATAATGGGTGTGAGTGGTGAGGCTGGAAATTTCAAGGTAAAGATCAAAAAGAAACCAAGGTATATCGACGCGGATAAATGTACGGGCTGTGGAGCCTGCACGCTGAATTGTCCGGTGATCAACGTAATATACCCTGTTGAGAAACCGTATGTAAAACTGAGTATTGAAGTCATGCGAAAAGTCAGGCCTATCCTGGATGAATATCATGGTAAAAAAGGCAACCTCATGCCGATCCTGCAGCAGATAAATCATACATTCAATTATCTGCCGCCCGATGTGTTGAGCTATATTTCCATAGAACTGGATATAAGATTGTCGGAGATCTATAATATCGCTTCATTTTATAATTCTTTCAGTCTCACGCCGCGCGGGCGACACATCATAAAAATATGTATGGGAACTACCTGCTACGTTAAGGGTGGAGAAAGACTGTTCAATAAGGTGAGAGACGAGTACGGAATCGAAAATGGGGAAACAACGAAGGATATGAGATTTACCATAGAGTCTGTCGCGTGTCTTGGTTGCTGCGGTCTCGCGCCGGCAATTATGGTCGATGATGAGGTATACGGAAAAGTAAAAGTAAGCAGTATAATGAAAATCCTTGAAAAGTATAAATGA
- a CDS encoding 4Fe-4S binding protein, whose translation MAKISNIKAFEKLKKKLEEGIDLNRKSICVCGGSACIATGSLGLIDLFEKELKKHGIDDEVDILVTGCHGFCEKGPLVVIRPEGIFYPLVKKENVPDIVTESVIEGKPIESLLYTDPMTDEKIVFEHDVPFYKKQKRLVLGNNGLIDPMVITDYIRVGGYKALATALDSMTSDKVIETIIESGLKGRGGGGFPTGVKWKLCKNAKGKTKNIVCNADEGDPGAYMDRSILEGNPHSVIEGMLIGGFAITASTGYIYVRTEYPLAIQRLKQAIKQAKALGFIGKNILGTKFSFDIEIREGSGAFVCGEETSLMHSIEGLSPEPSQRPPFPTESGLWGNPTNINNVETWAVVPLIINEGSKFFSSIGTENSKGTKIFSLVGKINNSGLVEVPMGISMGEIINGIGGGIPDGKAFKAVQTGGPSGGCIPAALMDIPVDYEKLAEVGSIMGSGGMVVMDEDTCVVDIAKYFLSFTNDESCGKCTSCRDGSRMMLNILTRISEGQGKPEDIDLLLELGEAIKDASQCGLGQTLSNPVLSTIRYFRDEYNAHIVDKRCPAHVCKELVNYSIDPEACIGCGVCLKNCSVGAITGKIKEAHLIDPDECTKCGVCREVCKFNAVIVE comes from the coding sequence ATGGCTAAAATTTCAAATATTAAAGCCTTTGAAAAGTTGAAAAAGAAACTTGAAGAGGGAATAGATCTCAACAGAAAATCCATCTGTGTCTGTGGAGGATCTGCCTGTATCGCTACCGGAAGCCTCGGGTTGATCGACTTGTTTGAAAAAGAACTTAAAAAGCATGGAATAGACGATGAAGTCGATATCCTGGTCACCGGATGTCACGGGTTCTGCGAGAAAGGGCCTTTAGTCGTTATCCGTCCGGAAGGCATATTCTATCCCCTGGTAAAAAAAGAGAATGTGCCGGACATCGTCACAGAATCGGTCATTGAGGGAAAGCCGATCGAATCTCTTCTATACACGGATCCGATGACTGACGAGAAGATTGTTTTTGAACATGATGTTCCATTTTATAAAAAGCAGAAGCGACTTGTTCTCGGGAACAATGGATTGATCGATCCGATGGTCATCACAGATTATATCCGCGTGGGTGGTTACAAGGCTTTAGCCACAGCCCTGGATTCGATGACTTCTGATAAGGTGATCGAGACGATCATTGAATCCGGACTGAAAGGCCGCGGTGGTGGAGGCTTTCCGACAGGCGTGAAATGGAAGCTTTGCAAAAATGCCAAAGGAAAGACCAAGAATATAGTCTGTAATGCAGACGAAGGGGACCCCGGGGCATACATGGACAGGTCTATCCTGGAGGGCAATCCTCATTCTGTCATCGAGGGGATGCTCATAGGCGGCTTTGCTATTACCGCATCCACAGGATATATATATGTCCGCACAGAGTATCCACTTGCGATACAGCGACTGAAACAGGCTATCAAGCAGGCAAAGGCGCTCGGGTTCATCGGGAAAAACATTCTCGGCACAAAGTTTTCATTCGATATAGAGATAAGGGAAGGTTCCGGGGCCTTTGTATGTGGCGAAGAGACCTCTCTGATGCATTCGATCGAGGGATTATCTCCGGAACCAAGCCAGAGGCCTCCGTTTCCGACTGAATCGGGGCTTTGGGGAAATCCTACGAACATCAACAATGTGGAGACCTGGGCTGTCGTTCCTCTGATTATAAACGAGGGAAGCAAATTCTTTTCCAGCATTGGAACGGAGAACAGCAAGGGGACCAAGATATTTTCTCTTGTAGGGAAAATCAATAATTCGGGACTGGTAGAGGTGCCCATGGGGATATCGATGGGAGAGATCATCAATGGTATCGGGGGCGGCATACCTGACGGAAAGGCTTTTAAGGCGGTCCAGACCGGGGGCCCCTCTGGAGGGTGTATCCCCGCCGCATTGATGGACATTCCTGTCGATTACGAAAAGCTTGCTGAAGTAGGATCGATAATGGGCTCTGGCGGTATGGTCGTAATGGACGAAGATACATGTGTCGTCGATATCGCGAAGTATTTCCTTTCTTTCACGAATGACGAATCGTGTGGCAAGTGTACTTCCTGCAGGGATGGCAGCAGGATGATGCTGAATATCCTCACGCGGATATCGGAAGGACAGGGCAAACCTGAGGATATCGATCTGCTTCTTGAGCTTGGTGAAGCGATCAAGGATGCCTCTCAGTGCGGGCTTGGACAGACCCTGTCAAATCCTGTGCTCTCTACGATAAGGTATTTCAGGGATGAGTATAATGCTCATATTGTGGACAAGAGATGCCCCGCGCATGTCTGTAAGGAACTTGTCAATTACAGCATAGATCCTGAAGCGTGTATCGGGTGTGGAGTCTGTCTTAAGAACTGTTCTGTCGGAGCAATCACCGGCAAGATCAAAGAAGCACATTTAATCGATCCTGATGAATGCACAAAATGTGGTGTGTGCAGGGAAGTCTGCAAATTCAATGCGGTCATTGTGGAGTAA